In the genome of Synchiropus splendidus isolate RoL2022-P1 chromosome 2, RoL_Sspl_1.0, whole genome shotgun sequence, the window ccactgtctgtctgcttgtTCTGGCCAGTGCCTTCTGGCTTCCTTCCACACTCGATCCCAGCAGCCACGAAAGCCCAAACCCTCAACAGCAGCTTTAATTTCAAGGGTTGTCCTCTGGTGATGCTTTCTGACCAGCTCTCCATCAAGCTCATCCAACATGCCGTCTTTTATCTCGCAGCCAGTCCAAACAAACTCCTCTGACCGGCATGAAATTGGAACTGCTGGTACAGTGGCGTCAAGTTCTGACATCAGCTCAAACAAATCAGTAAATGCAGACAAGCAATCGACGGATGCTTTGTCAGACCTCCTAAGAGAGCCTAAGCCCAGACATTCTGAGGTAGTTCTTGACCGGGATGATGGTCCAGGTCTTCTCCGGCTCAGTCTCTGCttcaccttcacagcagaggCCTCCCTGCCCAGCAGCTTTAAATAGTTCTTTGAGGGGAAGAGAACGTCCAGGTTGGAGTACAGCAGAGGAACCTCTCGTCTCCAGCTCTCAGAGAGGAGCGTCAGGATCTCCTTCATGTCTGACTCACTCCAGCGCTGATCATTCAAAAGCACACGTCAAAATCAAACTCAGCAAAGAAGGAAGAGCATCCTGAACAAGATCACTTACTTCAAGTATTTCCAACAGGTGGTCTTTGGTGACAGGAGCCAGACCCACCATGCTGGCTGTACAAGAGGCTCGCTGTGGGAGGATTTGGGAGTCCAAACTGGGCAGTTCATTGCTATTCAAGCCTGGAGATGTTAAAAGAATATGCTGATCACACAAGACTTGAGTCAGCAGTTCTGTGCTCTGGCAATTACAGATAACTTTCATACGTCACAAAACAGTATTCACTCTCcagctgtttcttcttctcttcttcttcctttcggcttctcacTTCAGGGGCCgcctccatctcactctgtcctctgcttcctcttctctcaaacctacaaacctcatgtcctccacctccataaacctcctctttggcctccctctccaccttctgcctggcagttccaacctcaacatcttcctaccaatgtactggctctctctcctctgtacatgtccaaatcatctccatctagcctctctgactttgtctcctaaacacctgacatgtgctgtccctctgatctactgcttcctgatcctatccatcctgctcacttcagagagaagctcagcatcttcatctctgctacctccagctctgcctcctgtcttttcctcagtgccactgtttccaacactgctggcctgaccactgttttggacactttccctttcatcctcgccaacacccttttgtcacacatcacacctgacagctGTTTCCTGGCGGCCAAAGCCCCTTTGTCACAATATTTGGTGAGTATTACTTTCATAGTTATTCAActcatattttttcatttttttggagaAGCATTTGAGTGTGTTCCTCAGGGCATCCTTTAGGGGGCGCACCAAGAGAACATGGGACTGAACCGGTAAGCCACGATCATTTGGTTCAACTACATGAATCAATAGTCCGGTCTGGTAAAATGAGTTTGACCGCCAGTCAGACTCACCCTGTAAAAGTGGCCGAGACAAAGATTACATCCTTTAAATCTGAACCAAGTTTCTTGAGGAAGACAGGAAAGTGCTGTCAGGTTGGAGGTCCAAGTGGATGAGTTCAAGTCTAATGAGGTCTGAGGGAAGACACATGACAAAGAGAAATGTATCGTTGCAGAATCTCCAGTCACGGGGACTGTATTTGACTGCGAATATAAGACTTATGaagtgactgaaagaacaagacTCCTCATGGTGTttgaactctctctctctctctctctctctctctctctctctgcaagCTTTGCTTTCGCAGGACAAACTCAAAGTAACTACTGCTGCTCCCTTCTCTGTTTGCACCACGCTTCACCTCAAACTTTTTGTTACCTTTGGCCCACAGTTGCAACTGAAGAAGGCAGCGCCGGATGTCTCCACGGGTCAGTGTCACAAGGCTCATGGCATCGTCCAACTCCAGCCTCACTCTCTCAGCTAAACACACCAGCTGCAGGTAGCTACAGATGTGGGCCTGAAAAATGTCACAGAGGTTTCAATACCAAATATTTGTGGGGCTGTGGGTTGTGACACCAGCACATTACTGGGCACAAATATGTAtgtatcaaaacaaaaaacggtGACTGAAATAAAGAAGAAAGACATAAAAATCTCATGAAATGGGCCTAGAGAAAGACCCGTGGAAGATAATTTGATGTTAGCGGTATGAAAAACACAAGCTTGTCCTTTGATCAACAGGACTTCATGAAGGTGACAGTTATGCAGTTGATGCAGTCATGTCAATGGTAACCAGAACCTAGAAAGGCGCCAAATTAACTCAAGGTGAAGTCCAAGGTCAAGGTACGACAGTGTCAGCTAGCATCATCCACAGTGTTTTGAGTCAAAGGGGACTAAGGGGAAGAAACCTATTCTGTTGATCTACCACTGGAGCCATGATGTCTGAGGTTCAGAGTTTCAGCTTCAGTCATCACTCAGGGCTTTTCTTTCATCCACAGAGCAGTACGAACAACTTTGTCCACATGTGAAGACAAACCTAAGCAAACACTCCGGATCATGTTTGTGCAGTGACTTACAGCTGATGGGGActtgaaaagtatttcttccaCGTGGCAACAGAATCTCTCCTTGAATTTAGGATCTGTAACAggagaaaatgttttcagaccaaacaccaccatttcaatgactgacaagtcaaaatgtgtgtgttcaccaTCACTGATGAGGACAACCGGCCTTTTTGCCGTCGACATGAAAGTCTTGATTGCTGCATAGAAGCCAACATCATCTTCAAATACGACATCGACCTATGAGATGACGACAACCTTGTCATGTGAGTCATTGTTGAGGGAAACAAAGCAGCGCCACAAAGTCTCACCTCTTCAAACAGAATCAGGGAAGTGgcctttattttcttctcctttcGGTCAGTTTCCGCTTCTGTGTCGCCAACATGGTCATTCATGACAACTTGTCCAAAGCACAACTGATCAGCTTTGGCCTTTGCTTTAAAGTAGTCGGTCAGTGTGGCTTTAGGAGCAAGGGAGGCGTCTCTGCGACTGGAACGGGAAAACGACGGAGGTGGGCGGCGTTTTGCACTGCGGATCATATTTTGGGTGGATGCAGGTTTTCCTGTGCGATACAAATTAGTACACACAGACAGAGTAAAGTTGATGTCACCGTCATCCACAGTATAACAACTCCTCATCTTGGGGGAGCAAAAAAAGAGGTCACACCTGGACGATCATCGCTCCTTAGGAGGCAGTTTTTGTAGCTGCTGAAGTAAGAAGGTTTCAGGTGGTCTCTGTCCGACGTTTCCACAAGGTgcgactgcgttgcttctttcAGTTGCGCCAAAACATGACGGCCGTTGCGCTGAGATGAGCTGTTAACCtcaaacacctgtgtgtgtgcaggggggcatctttattttattttcaatgcttcattgaatttcagtGGCATGCAAAAgatgaagtttatttcaatctctcATTCATGCCATAGGAGCCACGAGGGCAGAGAGATGAACAGTGGATTCTTACAGTTATAACTGGTCTTTTTTGGGaggcttttttttatctttgacttcTAGTCCTCACAACACAGAAATGAAAGTGTGACGTGTAGATCATCCACAGCATTTTACCACCAGCTGTTCCAACTAAACAAGAGCGACTCCACACATCATAACTGAATTACTCTCCAACATATGGCTTTTTTAGCCATTACGATCAATACATAggccttttgttgttgtttttgtggtgcTGTAATGCTTTTGGAAATAGCTCTGCAACAATATGTCACACTGAAGAGGCTCACTCTGACACTAGCTCCGTCTGTTTAAAACAGAGCACGTGATGGGGCCACCATGCAGCTCCATGACTCCAGTCAAAGTACATTTAAATGTACACAACTCTGAACACAAAATAGATAATATTGGTACTTCTTTTAAGGTAGAATGCGTTTTATTGAAAAGGCggttaacattaacattaacattgaaattgtcAGTTTTGATAAGACTTTaaattggggaacacatatgaACAATTAATAAAcgaattatttgtttatttacggACAGTTGGTGGCTAATACGCTGCGACTAAACAGATgaataagtactttatttagAGTAATAAATGTTGTCCAATTTAAAGTGTGACTTTCTTCAGTCTCGGAAATGGTGGAGACATTTTCCCCTCAAGATTTAGTGCAAACTATTTTGAAAACATTCCATTGTACTGCACCAGAAAGGCAAGACATTTATGACTTCCAGTCCAGAACACTTCatctatgtatgtatgcatCTATGTAGTGTGAAACTTTAACATCACGAgacaaaatgaaacacaccTTGAAGCCAAGCTCAAAGGCACAGGCGTACACTGATGCAGTCTTGCCAACACCCGAAGGCCCTGAGATTAACACCAAGTTATGAGGCGGCTTCTCTCTGAGCTCTTCATCGCCAGCTGCACCCTGGAAGTCCCCACTGTCCCAAGTATCTGcagagatgaaaaaaacaaaatgacaaacaaaaacaccataCGCACAAACATCACAACATGGATTGTCTTTGACGTACCGCTAtggtttttcttcctctctctttcCCCCGTTTCATCACGGTCAGCTCTTTGCTTCCATTTTTGAAACCAACTATTAAGCAGAAACcgcacaataaaaacattgcgCTTTAATATATACACTTCAATAAAGCAACATAGAACATCTCACACAGCATGTGACACCACACAATaaagaaatcaataaaatattttcacactTCACTATATACAATGGCAAGCAGAACTCTTGCCATTATACCAACTGGGTAACTGTTTATATTGAGGCAACTAGATCATTCATAACAATGATATATAGTTACCTATATAGTTTGCTGACAGCTGCATCATTGCCAATCACTTCACTGCTGCAGCGAGGGCTGTACTTCTCCGTCCATGGAACATCCTCAGAGCTGCTTTCTGAAAAAGACCCATAGCAACGTAATGCCTTCCAGGAAATAATTCAAAGTGATATTGACCTGTTTCTGGTTCTTGGCTGGTCCTGAATGAGCAACTGCTTGATTCAGTGCGAGTAGTTCTTATCGAGTCGTCCTCCTGAACATCCACAAGGCTTCGAAGCTGCTTCAACCTGCGAGTGCGACTCAGTCTGCTGGTTCTGGTCTTCACTGGACTGACAGCATCCAGGTTCAATAACCTGGGAACATGACTGTTTTCTTTGCTAGTGTCATTGCACTTGAAACGTTTGGGGACCCTCTGAGTACTGTTTCCACCCTGCTTCCTCTTTTCCATGTTCTCTCCTATTAGAAAAAGAAGGTTAAGACAATTCCTCATACTAGCAGATCAAGCTTTTCAGCCAAACTTACCTTCTGGCTCAGCCTTTTTCAGCAGGTTATCAAACACTTTGCTGACAGGAAATGTTGGGTTAGATGTCTGGATGTCTTTGAGGCAGGCTCGCAGGGACAACTCTCCACAGTCAGGAGGCCCACTACTCTGCTCACaacctcctctgctctcctgaTCAGCCGCAGCATTTCCCTGACTTGGGCTGTTCGTGAGTTGGTGAAGCTTAATAGCATCGTTTCTCTCAAACTGTCGAGTTCTACAGCGGAATGTCGGTGCTATTTTGACATGTCTAGCTGTTCCTGACTCAGCCATCAAACACATCATTCTGGGAAGACGCTTCACGGCATTTCATGGCTGGATGCTGATCAAATAAGCAGCATTGACACCAGTACCATGTACCGCATAGAAGCCTTTAGTTTGTATTGTACACCAAACTACTACTCGTCGAAAAAAGGTTGCACACGCAGGATTTCAAATTTGGCGGCGGACAGTTACGGAACTATCATGTTGATAAAGATAACAGAATGTGTGGCCAATTTGAATTGGTTATATCGACAAGTTAAATTAAATGCGCTGAAGAAcgtataaatacataaataataatgtatttttaccACTCTCCAATTGCCAAATGCGATTCCTCATTTCTTCTACTGGTTTAACTTCACGGTTTATCAGTGCAAATGACAGGGTGTCGCCTCCTGTCGACTGGGAGGAGCAAAAACTGCAACCTGGGAAACTTCAAATATGATACACATATTATAATCCCAGCATATTGACACTACCAGTTACATTGGTATTGAACATATCCCTGTATGCTCAATAACAATTTTGGAGTTTAGAAATGATAAATTatagcttttattttgagtatTTTTGAAGAACAAGACTAAACCTAGCATCCTACTTCTCTGCTTTCTACTTGTGTCTTATTATTGTCCTAATGTGGATACCATAGCTATCCTCACAGAACCAAAGTGCACTGTTCTGACCTTCTGACCTGTCAGACCTCCGGCCCTCACGACCCTCCAGCTCTTGTTACGTGATGGTTCGCTACAAAACAGTAGGTGCTGAAGTGCATGTAAGTAAATTGTACTATCAAATCCATTaaagtcaaatgttttattcttttttttttaaatataaaacccCATAGCCAGAGAGTACAGTTGACGATAATCAGGGTGTTTGAACAGAAGTTGTCATCCtttgacacaatgcaaaaaaagaaaccctCACAGACTTTGACAGAAAAACAGTTGATTTGGTTGTCCATCATGGAAGTCAGTCGCGATGATCAATGTCGTCACTACAAAACGGAGTAGAAGGAATAGAGGAAAAGGTCAGTACAAAGAGGAAGAAGCCTGGTGTAGAGAACCCCTTTGGCATCGGCCAGAGCCTGTGGTCCAGTTGGATGTCAGCCAACCAATCTATTGCAATAAAGACCAAGTAACCTGTTGACTTTGATTCAGATGATACAGCTAAACATTTGGTGCTATTGAAGTATAAAACCTGGGCAGTCAAAACACTACCATGAGTTCCTCTCAacgtcaaatgaaaaaaatcaacagaAAACATTACATGTCCAATGACAGGTACATGACACGCGAGGTGATGACTTGCTGGTAACTTGAGAGTCTTAGAAAGAGTATTACAAAAGTTCATTCCTTGAGCTATTTATCGGTAGAGACAAAAGGCTGAGGGCTGCGGAAGTTTGAGTGTGAAATCATCTCTTCACTTCATGGAAACAAAGCAGGAATCACGTGATTGAAGAGGACCAAAGAGCGCCACgtcgtggtggtggtggttttccAAACGTCCCATTTTCTGTACACTTAAATTAACTGTCAGTCACCAGTGAGATAATCATGATTCCAGACATTGATGGAGGAGCTGCATTTGAATTTTGAGGCAgcataagtttaaaaaaaaaacggatttATAAAAAAAGCCATCTAACAAGTGCTAACATATCCAGCTAAAAAGGAGGATTCAACAAGGTTATTGTCCATGTGTACACTTAAAACAACACACGTACAGTTTTAACTGCAGCCTTGACAATAGTTGTCGACCGGAAAGTGATACTAAGGCAGCCGATTCAAGTCATACTCAAGTGAAATCCCTCTGTCACACAAGCGGATATCTGAGCGGCTCCGACACTCCACTTGCACCATCCAGTTCTTAGTTTCCGTGTTTGAGTGAGAGTAGGTGGCAGGCTTTTATATTTGGTTCAATACCAGTTTCAGAAAACTGTTTACCTTGTATGCTGGTCGGACGACCAAGTCTTCACCTATCTAAGCACCAGAAGTGTTTATTAAAAGAGGGGTAAAAATGTACAAATGGGGGTTCCGTCCATCATCATTCCGACAGCCCGCTTTTTGTCCTCTTGCCGGTCTTTCCTCCGGTACAGGTGAGAGCGGTGCCGTTGCAGGTCCCGGTCGCTGCACCGGCGGCTTCCGGCTGCTCCTCTTTTGGCTCCGGGAGCTCGTCTCGGATCTGTCTCAGCTGCACCA includes:
- the LOC128753567 gene encoding ATPase family AAA domain-containing protein 5-like, yielding MMCLMAESGTARHVKIAPTFRCRTRQFERNDAIKLHQLTNSPSQGNAAADQESRGGCEQSSGPPDCGELSLRACLKDIQTSNPTFPVSKVFDNLLKKAEPEGENMEKRKQGGNSTQRVPKRFKCNDTSKENSHVPRLLNLDAVSPVKTRTSRLSRTRRLKQLRSLVDVQEDDSIRTTRTESSSCSFRTSQEPETESSSEDVPWTEKYSPRCSSEVIGNDAAVSKLYSWFQKWKQRADRDETGERERKKNHSDTWDSGDFQGAAGDEELREKPPHNLVLISGPSGVGKTASVYACAFELGFKVFEVNSSSQRNGRHVLAQLKEATQSHLVETSDRDHLKPSYFSSYKNCLLRSDDRPGKPASTQNMIRSAKRRPPPSFSRSSRRDASLAPKATLTDYFKAKAKADQLCFGQVVMNDHVGDTEAETDRKEKKIKATSLILFEEVDVVFEDDVGFYAAIKTFMSTAKRPVVLISDDPKFKERFCCHVEEILFKSPSAAHICSYLQLVCLAERVRLELDDAMSLVTLTRGDIRRCLLQLQLWAKGLNSNELPSLDSQILPQRASCTASMVGLAPVTKDHLLEILERWSESDMKEILTLLSESWRREVPLLYSNLDVLFPSKNYLKLLGREASAVKVKQRLSRRRPGPSSRSRTTSECLGLGSLRRSDKASVDCLSAFTDLFELMSELDATVPAVPISCRSEEFVWTGCEIKDGMLDELDGELVRKHHQRTTLEIKAAVEGLGFRGCWDRVWKEARRHWPEQADRQWRKRKSLSFCLQPLCSVSESQRRYKMSRTLLSGDSFGLLGSSSRSAACVDCVPYLRFMCRLRRSQTPDQQESWKECLCLSRRSDGKLIRGNFCVTDSVISCLTACAPLVLESPTISPK